The following DNA comes from Camelina sativa cultivar DH55 chromosome 14, Cs, whole genome shotgun sequence.
AATCTGTTGCTCGCCAAATCGAACTCAACCAAGTTATCCTCCAGCTGGAACCCTCCGATCACAACAGAGGTTCTCGCGTTGACTCCGCCGTCAACGAAGCCCAAACAGATGACGTCATCTCTGACACTCACCATCGAGTTGGCTCCGAAGATCCTCCACACGACGTCGTTGCTGTGAAGCACAAGCTGGATCTCCGGCACGGCGTATCCCAAGCGCGTGACGCCGACGTTTTCCGTGCTGAAACACGCGCCGAACGGTTTCACGGACGCAACTCTGGTGATGTTCCTCGCCGCTGCTTGTCTGACGAACTCCGACGTGAAAGCTTTATAGATGGATGACTCCATCACCGTGTAAGGATCCACGGAGCTGATTTTGGTTCCTCCGAATCCGGTGCTGTTAATCTTCAAAAGCCTCGGACTGATCGGAACAGTTTTATCGACGATCTTAATCGCCGTCACGCCGATGAAATACTCTGAGGATTTCTCACCTTGTGAAAACGCAGAAGCGGTGCTCACCGGATTGATGAGAAGCGGCGTCGTTTGGAGCCCCGAGATCTCGATTCCGGGAAGGAAAACGTAAGGTCCGTTGCCGAAGAAGGCGACGCCTTTACCGGAAGTTAGACACACGGCGAACTTGCGGTTGAAGCTAAACGCGGCGGCGAACTGAGAGGGTAAGCCGATGTTGTGACGTCCCATTCCCGCCATACCAACGGCTCCTTTAGCGAGTCCTTCAAGAAGAAAGGTTGAACCACAAACGAAGATTAGATTGGGTATTTTGACAACCCGACCCGGATTGGATCCGTCAGTGGATTGGATCGAGACGACGTCTAGAGCAAGTTCGCCGGAAGTAGCGGTTCCGGTGACGGTGTTATCAGGAATAGCGCCGCAAGTGTTGTTACTGCAGCCAGGCCGGGGAGGGGAGAAGCATGTGCCGCAGCTGGTGGAGCCGGCGAGTGAGCAGACGGCGGAGTTGCAGCGAGGGGAGCGGTAAGTGGAGGAGACGTAGCCTTTGTCGCAGTCGACCCAGAGATCACGACCGCCGAGGTCGAAGACGAGGGAAGCGGGGACGAGAGGCGTGCGTTGGTTGATGACGGTTGTGTATTGGAGGGTAGATTGGTCTTTTGTTATTGGGAGAAGGAGAGCTTTAGGTCGGGATGA
Coding sequences within:
- the LOC104738929 gene encoding basic 7S globulin-like; the protein is MATSICSVLLLFIFSLSSSSSSAQTSSRPKALLLPITKDQSTLQYTTVINQRTPLVPASLVFDLGGRDLWVDCDKGYVSSTYRSPRCNSAVCSLAGSTSCGTCFSPPRPGCSNNTCGAIPDNTVTGTATSGELALDVVSIQSTDGSNPGRVVKIPNLIFVCGSTFLLEGLAKGAVGMAGMGRHNIGLPSQFAAAFSFNRKFAVCLTSGKGVAFFGNGPYVFLPGIEISGLQTTPLLINPVSTASAFSQGEKSSEYFIGVTAIKIVDKTVPISPRLLKINSTGFGGTKISSVDPYTVMESSIYKAFTSEFVRQAAARNITRVASVKPFGACFSTENVGVTRLGYAVPEIQLVLHSNDVVWRIFGANSMVSVRDDVICLGFVDGGVNARTSVVIGGFQLEDNLVEFDLASNRFGFSSTLLGRRTNCANFNFTSTV